The window aaactagtgataaaacaagaaactaaaagattcaattgcaagatctaaagatataccttcaagcactcacttccccggcaacggcgccagaaaagagcttggtgtctactacacaactttatcttgtagacacgtgttgggcctctaagcgcagagttttgtaggacagtagcaattttccctcaagtggatgacctaagatttatcaatccgtgagaggtgtaggatgaagatggtctctctcaaacgaccctgcaatcaaatacaagaaatctcttgtgtccccaacacacccaatacaatggcaaattgtataggtgcactacttcggcaaagagatggtgataaaagtgtaatatggatggtagaaatatatttttataatctgaataaataaaaacagcaaggtagcaaatattaaacgggcacaaaaacggtatttcaatgcttaaaaacaaggcctagggttcgtactttcgctaatgcaatctctcaatagtgctaatatagttggatcatatgattatccctcaaagtgtaataaagaatcactcccgagttcctattagcggagaacaaaagataggaattgtttgtagcgtacgaaaccacctcaaagatattctttccgttcgatctatttaagagttcgtactaaaataacgcaaagctatttttttgttcgatctatcctagagttcgtactagaataacaccaaagcatattcatattcaaaatactcaatccacacaaagaactacaaggagaccccaaagtttccgtcgaagaaaagataataaaaacatgcatcaacccctatgcatatattaccccaatatcaccgcgggaatccacgagttcaatggcataacatatatcaagtgaatcaataagataccccaattttcacctcaagtattcataccgcaagacatatatcatgtgttctcaaatctgaacattcaatccgacatgacaaaacatcaaagggtaaagattcaattcatcacaacaagagtctagaggggagaaacatcatatgatctgactatattaacaaagcccatgatatagatcacgagagagagagagagagagattaaacacatagctactggtacaaaccctcagccccgaggttggactactccctcctcatcgtggtggacgctggggtgatgaagatggccacctgagatgattccccccctccggcagggtgccggaacgggtctagattagttttcggtggctacagagccctgcagcggcggaacttctgatctaggttaaccgcgaggggtttcggaatatttgggaatttatagtgcaaagaaggggtacggaaggccaccgaggtgggcacaacccacctgggcgcgccagggggccctggcgcgccctggtgggttgttccccctcgaggcacccccaggtgcagctctggcccattgggttccttctggtccaaaaaaatctctgtaaagtttcgcggtgtttggactctgtttgatattgattttctgcgatgtaaaaaacaagcaaaaacagcaactggcactgggcactgggtcaataggttagtcccaaaaaatgatataaagttgctataaaatgattgtaaaacatccaagaatgataaaataacagcatgaatcttcataaattatagatacgttggagacgtatcatgcagtgTGGGCCTGGAGGGATACAGACTGAAGCTTTTAGACTGTTCTTCCCCTCGCCAACTCCTGGAGTGTGTTTTCTCGTTCCCGGAGGAGACTTCGCTCAAAATCATTTGCCTCTTATGGATGTGGTGGACAGAGAGAAACAAAGTCAAACACCAGCAACCTAGTGCGTCTGCCGATCAATTCCAAATGCTCATGACCAAGTCCTTGTCAGAATTGCGGGAGTTCAACTCAAAGAGAGCGCTAGTAAAACACAAACCCCCTGCTAAATGGTCCAAACCTGCAGCAGATGTTGTGAAGATTAATGTTGATGGGGCCTTTATCCCGGGAGGGCATCATGCCGGCTGGGGCTGCGTCGCTAGGGACCACACGGGCGACGTCATTTTTGCCGCGGACGGGGAGCTAGAACATACTACTGAAGCTCTACATGTGGAAGCACTTGCTCTAATGCATGCAATCTCTCTTGCTGAAGCACAGGGCATGGGACGGGTTGTGTTTGAGACGGACTGCTTAGGCCTGGTTAGCGCCACCTCCACTGATGCTTTCGATCGTTCAAGTTTGGGTGCCATATTCCGGGAGACGAGGTTCCGTCTTCAGTTAGGCTTTATCCAGTGGAGCATTGTGCACTGCCCACGCTCTTGTAATATTCCAGCACATGAGCTGGCATCTATGGGTAGGCAGGGTACGTATGGGAGCCAATATGTGTGGCTCTCGACCTTCCCCCCTAATGTAACCGATGCAGTGACCGCCGATTTGGTCGGTCCGACATAAGCAATGGAATGCAAGGTGTTCCAATTCAAAAAAAGATTAGAAACTAGCAGACCGTCCGATTGGAAGGTATAGGACGTGCGACAGTAAAGATGTTTCCTTAGGTGATTTGGTGGAAACTAATAACTGCACATAGATCACGTGATTTGAGGAAACAAATCCCTGACTTAAGGAAGCAAAATAAATCATAGAAAACAAATTCAAGATTTTAAAGGAAAAAAATCAATCTAGCAAAATAAGCTACTGCAACATGCAATTTGTTTTTCCATATGAGGCGAAATTTGTATCCAATGCTACCAAAATTTGCTTCCAAAGCAACTAAATAGATACCAAAAAATTTCGTTACTATTCTTTTCCAGTGTCCCAAAACTACGTTAAAATGTGCCCCCATGTCAACTGAAAATTAACATGCTTCATTGGTTTGTATAACATGTTTCCAGTGACCTAAGTATTTGCTTCATTCCTCGCAGGCTTCATATTCTCATATATCCCATGTATTCTGTCTCCACCATAATATTTGCTTAACTCGGCTATCCATATGCTTGCTTCCTTACGTGCTTTATATATTAGTGAACCGACATGGTAAAGTCGTTGACGACGTTGGACCAGGTGATCAAAAAAAATTAACCGGCCATATAACCCCTTTCCATTAACTAAATAAAGAAAATACAAAGTCCAGAACCAGGTGACCAAATTTGAAGCATGCATTGATTGAAACATGAAAGCAAGTTGTATGAAGCAGAGGAACAAAATGTACTCGAAGCATGCTTCCATGATGAACACATGGTGTATGAAGCAGAAAAAAAAGTGACTTGATCGCATTACTTGTTGAGAAATTTCTTTGATGCCAACAAATGACTGCATTGATCTAGTGAAGATTTATGTACAAAATAGCATTGTATATTCTTCACAAAAAAATAGCATTGTATTTTGTTTTGTTATGCATAGACAATACAGTGACGAAAATTGTTTCTAGTGTGACATGGAATTGCTTCCAATAGGAAAAAAAATGTTTCCATAAATCAAACATTGCTTCTAGATATGTTAGAATCTGCTTCCGAAGAAAATATTATTTGGATCCAAATAGATCAATTTTTTCTTCAACTTGGGCTAGATACTAGCACATTGCCGCTTCCATGGAGATCATCGCTAACAGCCTCTAATCTTACCCACCCACGATCTCGTCGCTGGGCATGGCATGAGTCGCATGACCTGGGGCTCTTTTATTCTTGGAAAAAGTCTAAAATAAATCTTGAATTTGTACGCCAAGTCTGAATTAAACCTTGTACTCTTAATCCCTAAAATCAGCACCCTCATCTTATTGATCCCTGTTAATTCCGACCCTATTTTTGTTTGGCACAACAGGAAAACATCTGATCCTGGCCGGGATCACTTACGTCTCTAGTCAATAGTCATTTGCCTAAAAATATCTGTCGCtagtcattctctctctctctcatctacACTATAGTTGCATCATCTACCTAGGGGCGCGCGCGGAGGCGAACATCCAGACCGGACCCTCCACTCACTGGAGTAGCAATAGTGGATGCTGGGAAAATCAAAAGGAATCACGAATTACCAGGAACCTAATGTTGTGGTAGGAATTCCGGTGAAGATGTGAAGATGGCTGGCGGCGAAAGTTTATGGTAGCGAGACGCTTCAGTTGAGGATGGTCGAAATTGATTGAGCGTCAAGCCGTCAGCAGAATtagactaagagcatctccaaatgCGCGCGAAATATTCGACACGCTGGATAAACCAACAATTTGGCGCGCGAGAGGCTGCGCGGCGCGCTCCAGCAGACACGGGAAAGTTTGAGCGTGAAAAAGATGTGCGTGCGGGGAAAAAGCGGCAGCGTGTGCAACAGTTTTGGCACGCGTCAACCAGCGCGCTGGTTAAAAGCCGCGCGCAAGCGCCCGCCGCTACTCTTTCCCTCCTGTCgtgccttcttcctcgcctcttccagtgccccgccgccgccgcgccttctcccctcgcctcttccagtgccccgccgccgccgcgccttctcCCCTCGCCTCTTCCAGTGCCCTGCCATACCGCTGCACCCCCGGAGCAGGTCCGGCTACCGCGACGTCCGCCCGCCCCTCTGGCGTGTATTACTCGGAGATCCACTCCGGCGATACACGTCTCAGGCTCGGCACGTTCGAGACTGCCCactaggccgcccgcgcgtacgatgcGGCGGCGTGGCGCCCCGAGCGGCCTTGGTCACAGATGAACTTCACCGATGTGCGGATGCGCGAgcaggcgcaggagctcgcgcctccccCGTGACTTATCAACGACGAGGATCGCCGCCTCCAACGGACgtagcgccgcctcctcatcgccaAGGCGGACGAGCATGCCATGGCGGTGTAGCGCGAGCGCTTCCCGCAGGATGTCACCGCCGAGAACGAGTTctgcgcgcaaaggagggcggagcaaGCCGTGCGTCTGGCGGACAAGCATATGCGCGGAAGTAACATGCAGAAGCCCAGATCAAGCTAGGACCTACATCGACCTGGGACAATGAAGATCCTCGGTGGCTCTATGCATTTACGTCGTCGGACTACACCATTGAGGAGGACGAGGAGTAGTTTTATTTAGTatcgttttatttatttttattagcaTCGTATGAACTGGCTTGTGGTTTGGGGAACTATGCTATGAAATTTAAAGTTCTAAACTATGTGTTGTTTCATATATTTTTTCGTATGTATTGTTTCAAAAAAGTTTCAAACGCGCGCTGGGTTTTACCGCGCCTGGTGAAGCGCTATAGTGGAGCGCTAAATTTTGCAGCGCCTTATAAAGCAACCACCCTCCTACGCGCGCTAAAATGTTATTTCAACGCTGCCAAAAAAACTTAGCGGTGCCGCGCTAccgcgcgcctgttggagatgctctaagcctgGAGGTAGAGGGGCGGTCCTCTTTCTCTCGCCCGTCTGCGTGCTCCGGCAATAGCTCGCGGATGCGCTTGCCCCGCTTGAGCCCAAGCCAGACTTGAACAATTTCTTCATGTGCTCCAAGGATGTCGTATACGAGCTCAGAGTGCCTGTTGTGACTCGTGACCCTTAGCATCAACGGCTCGCCTCATACATCTCCGCAGTAGTCCGGGCGCTCACCTtgcacatgagagagagagagattaggaAGAAGATAATGTGTGCCATCGTCGTTGCCTCGTTGGTGAGAAAAATGTCTAATCCAGGTCGGGATTGTCTTTTCCCACTTCGACAAACATGTCCAGAATGGTGTAGGGTCGGAGATTAACGAGGATCGATAAGGTTAGGGTGCTGATTTCCAGGATTAATAGTTTAAGGTTTGAATCAAACTTAGACTACGAGTTTAAGGTTTATTTCAGACTTTTTCCTTTATTCTTCCACACCACCGTAACTTAATGTTGCACGTACAACTTGAGGCTATGGCAACCGTGTCATCGAGGGTAGCGGCGAGCAGGACTCGCAAATGGTTCTGTCACCTACATTCAAAAAAGTTTACATAATTTGGTTTGAGAAGCGTGATTGAAGTGCAGCAGCACATCTATGGCAGAAGCATATATATACTCTCTCCCATTCGACAATGTAGTGCGCCCGCACTTTTCGAGATTTaaatttgaccgtaaatttaaccaacACGACCGACTACGAcgagagcaaaaattatatcactgaTTTCGTATTTGCGATATGAATTCAgtaatataatttttgctcccgccgtaaCCAGTCTCGTTGGTTAAATCTACAGTCAAACTTGGATCTCGGGAAACGcggatgcactacattatggaacgaagggagtacatgggATACATCAGAAGTTTGGGGACACATGTTGATTGTCATATGTTTGGGGCACATATTGATTGCCATATGCTTCAACTTGCATGTTTAAATACTTAAATATATATGCTAACAGAACCGCAAAAAAAATGCTAACAGCATCTATCTGCAATGCAGTTTGATTGGATAACTTGGCACAATTTTTAGTTTGTTTTTCACAAAAAATCCGGCCATTGTTTTTTAGAAGCTGGATATTCTAAAAACCTACTaaaatataacatatattttaggaAATTGTTTAGCATGTGTTTTATAAAAAGGTTCGGTATATATAATAAAAAAAGTTCACcatatatgaaaaaaatgtttAGTGTGTATTAGAAATGTATATTAAAAAGTGTTAAATGTGACTCGGATGGAGCAGTCATTTTCTCAGCTTTTCATTATCTTTTCTTTTGCAAAGATACGCTTGAATCCGAGATCAGCGCTGTTTTAGAAGAACTGAGAATGAGCATGCAACGGTCAAGATTACCTATTCTTATTCAATCTGACGGTTTGCTGCATTGACGGACAACTGGTTGGATCTTTCAGCTTATGGACATCTAATACTGGAAATCAGAAAGCTTCTGGAACCTCATGGGTTTATTCCGCAGAAAATTGAGTGTCGTTAATATAGGTTGCTCATAGTCTTGCCAATATTCGTCGTACATGAGGTAGCACCGCTTGTTAGTTGCACCATGTTCCAGACAGTGTTTCTAACTTTGTATCAGCAGACTGTAACACTATTACCGAGGAATAAAACCCACCATTGTCATgtaaaaaaaatgtttatcatataCTATTACCGAGTATTATACAATAATGTTGAGTGTGTATTTAAAAAATTATCATATActaaaatgttcagtgtgtatattgaaaaaagttcaccgtatATTGCAaaacctatataaaaataaatatgcaaaataataagaaaaaaaaaaccaaagaaacctaagatctgaAAAAAAAACACATAATAAAAAGATAACAGTCAGCAAACTCAGCAAAGGCGGCGAGCGAACTAGGACGTGTCTGAAACTACGGTATAGAAACAAATCTGCCTCTACATTGGCATAAAAAATCGAATGGTACAATCGTCAAGCGCCTAGACTTCTAAGATCGTGGCCAGGGAGATCGAATGGTGACCTTGCCCTCCTCCAAGGCCCGCGCGTCCGGCGGCGCCCGGTGCCTCCTTCGGCGTCAGGCGTGGCTCCCCTTCCTGCAGTTGCAGCTCCGACCTATGCTAAACTTCCGCTTCTCCGGTCCGTGCTCCGATGGCTTGTGATTGCTTGAATGGTGGCCAGGGAGAAATCCCTGCATCCTATGCTAGCAGCGGCGACACTCGCGGATGCCGTTTTCTTCTTGGAAGCGCTGTCATGGTCATTATGTGTGCCCCTCTTCGAGCATCAGGGGAAACTCTAGGTCTGGGTTTCCCGATCAGACGACGACGACGTCTTGATGTCGTTCTTCTTCGTGAAGGCGTTGTCTTGTTTGCTCGTGATGTCCTCGGTATTAGATTTGGAGATTTTGGTCGCAAGTTGTTAGTGGGGCTGCTTCTCTGGTCGGCGAGTTTAGTCGTGTTATCTTTATTTGGGTCAAGCATCTCATGTCTCTTTATTTTCGGCATCATGTTCATGCCTCTTGCGTTTGTATCATGTATTGTATCACCTTTTGTATTCATTCTAACTTCTTCTATCAATGAAAggatacgcaagctttgcgtatttgCGAAAAGAAATCCTGTCACGGGTTTGAATCACGGCAGAGCGCCCTATTTTTTGTTGCTTTTATTTCCCTGTCTGACTGACAAGTAGGACCCATACAAGGCAGAGGGAGAGTGCCAGACAGCCAGGCGAGTTAACAGCAACACCGTTAGGATTAACGGAAATTGTATCAAATCGTGTTGTTAGATAAGTTATTGTACCATTTTTCTGGGTTTTTAGTTTTTGTATGATTCTGTTAATTCGCTGCAAGTTCTTGTACTACAGGTGTAATTAACTCAAAAAAATTGCCCACTGCCACAGATAGAGCAACTGGGCGATTAAGCTCTCTGGATAAAGATACTGAACGGGAGGGACAACTACTCTGGAAAAACTTTGCAGAGGCCACAGCACCTCACCATCTCAGATAAAATTAACACATGGTGTAACGACAGACCATGATTCAATCAGTCAACGGCAAGGCCGTCGAGCCGAGCAGCATCGGCACGAACATGTTGCCGCACTCTAGCAACATTGATGGGGCCGACAAGCTGACAGCGGCCAAGTGGTGTTGTTTCGACGCCATAGCTCTTGTCAAGCATTCCGTCGAGCAAGACAGGTGCACAGAAGATTCAGCCGCGGGCAGTTTGCACAGACACCACTTGACCGTGGCTTACGGTACCGCCGGACGCCATGGCGGTGGATGGAGTTGCCGGAGTATACCGTGTGGGGATTTCTAGGCACGGAAGGGATCGCCGAAGTGACAGCCGTAGCTACGCGGTGCTACCGTGCAAACTTCCCTTCCATCTCATCTCCGGCGCTGTCTACCGGAGATCGAGCACCTGGTGGGCATTGCTGTTAGGGAAATGTCAAAACCGAGCACTGGGAAACAAGAACAGTTGACAGAGCAAAGAATTTAGGCAAATCAGAGAGATTTCTGACATTTCTCTTAGCAACGAAGATTACATCGGCACCATTAGCCGAACAACGACCACTGTTACAAAGCATTAAACAGCCTACAGCAACCTGTGCGTGTTTCTAAGCCTTGGTTGCCTTCTTGGGGGACTTGGTCGCCTTCTTGGGAGACTTGGGCTCCTTGCCCTCCTTCTCCGCGGTCCTCTTGGGGAGGAGCACCGGGTTGATCTTCGGGATCACGCCGCCGTGCGCGATGGTGACGCCGGCCAGCAGCTTTCCGAGCTCCTCGTCGTTCCTGACGGCGAGCAGCAGGTGGCGCGGGATGATGCGGCTCTTCTTGTTGTCCTTGGCGGCGTTCCCGGCGAGCTCCAGCAGCTCGGCGGCGAGGTACTCGAGGACGGCGGCGAGGTAGACGGGGGCGCCGGTGCCGACGCGCTGGGCGTAGCGGCCCTTCTTGAGGTAGCGCCCGATGCGGCCGACGGGGAACTGGAGCCCGGCCTTGACGGACCGCGTCACCGACTTCTTCCTGGGGCCGCCGGCCTTGCGCCCGGCCGCGCCCTTCTTCCCCTTCGCTGCAGCGCCTGAGGCCTCCATTGCTAACGACGGCGCTTTTGAAGAAGAGCTGGAGAGGGGCAGAGAGATTTGGTGATGGTGGATTGCGGGGTGAGTTGGTGATAATGGAGCAGAGGAGGCAGAGTATTTAAACGGTGCGGGGAGGCGGTGGTGGGTCCGTCGATCCGCGTGCGCGCGCATCGGACGGTTGGATCCAGAGGGGAATGGACGGCCGCGATCGCCAGAATACCCTGGGCATCCCGGATCGGTGTATGCAAACAAAACAGAAGGAGAAAGTGATAGTAACAAGGTTGGAATAGTACTACGTATTAAATTCCGACGAAATTTGAGGGgggccgttggagttgctctaagtttACAGAATTTTTGTAAAGATGTCCAGCTGACTGATGAAAACGACACTGTTAGATGGAAACTTACTGGGTCAGGGAATTTTACTGTTAAATCCATGTACAATACGTTGAAAGCAGTCCAAGAGGATTGTCCCTTTAagaaattatggtttgttgtggtaCCTCTGAAAATTAAAGTGTTATTGTGGTTAATGTTTAAAATAGCATTTCTCACTAAAGACAATGCTGAAGAGGGGTTGGTCTGAACGGCAAACCATCTTTTTTTGCACTACTTTTAGTTAGGTATGATTTGAGTGTCCTTAAATGTGCTTTCAGAGATAATATGAATGTTACTTTTGTTCAATGTACTTAACTGGATGGATAGTTGAGTTATCAACCGGTCCGGATTGACATCAACAAAGCCTCGAGAAGAACCTGACTTTGCATTAACAAAGTCATTAACGGCTCATGTGTCACGACCCGAAGGTTCGGAAATAAATGTGACAGTCGTCGTGTCCTTATGAGTTGAAGAACACTCATAAGCACACAAGGCATGAGTAGCATATATCAGAACAACAGGGCACAAGTAATACTTTAATTCCAGCTTATTCTTTACATAATAGCTTACACCCTCACTTAACCAAATAATAGATAGTAGGCCAAGTGTTCAACCACGTGCATATGCACATGTATTGATAGCACTTCCTCTTATTCTTCACTGACTTTATTTAAGGATTAAACAAAGACTGCTAATTTTGACACCCTGGCCTAGGTGTCGACTTATTCCTCATGCTCCTCTAACTCCTCACCATGCCCACTTCCCACGCACTCTGTGCATATCagaggaaaaaggaaaacaatAGTGAGTATGTTGGGACATACTCAGCAAGAATATAAGAATGCAAGAATTAGTAGGTTGCAAGTTGAATGTACATAAGGTAAAGATGCTTCAGCCTCCTGTTACCTTACAGGAGCAGGATGGAATTATACCGGCGCAAACCTATAGCAATAATCTCTGCAGAGACATACTAATAACCGTCGTAATCTCCACCAATGGTAATACCTATCTCCGGGAATCACGACGCCGAGTCCCCTACTTGTGTGAGGTATCTTCCATCTCACACTAGTACCGACTAAATTAGCCGCGTACCGTTATTTCAGGTATCGACCGCCCCGGGCTTGATATACCACACTTACCATGATCATGACGGTGTACGTTCTTAGATTATTCAAACATCATCGTTCGATCAATCCGTCAACCATGCACGCATGGTTCTCACAGGCATAATAATTACCAGCTCATCACTTATATTCATATGTAAAAACATTAATGCTAGTAACCAATTAATTTGTTAACATATATTAAAAGTTCAGTTTGAGAGAGAAGACTGATATGCACAGTCTTGCCTTGCAGCGGTTCCTCCTCGGCTAAATCTGAGCTCCAACCTAAGCATGTTACAAACGCCCATCAGCTTATTATTTCATGTGACTTGCAAGTGGCAACATGGACATGAGCAGCTATATGCAGTACCAGTACAGGGATGTAACAAGTCGCTCTATAGTACTTGGCTATGCTAGAGTGAGGCGTGCACATCCCACTTTAACCTCAGTACTGTTCCCAGCTATTAAATTTGAGAAATACAACCACTTGCATGCATGCTAGCTAGCCATGAAGATTATTTCTTTACACGGGAGATGTACGCATGCATGGGTcctgtagtactagtactactcgttcCCAGTCTTtcttaccaactagtactagttgtTCCTTCTTAAGCCAGCGAATAAATTCATCGGTGTAACAAAGCATGGATCAATAGAATGGAATCAGTCTGATGCAACTTCCAGTATTTTAGAATCTTTTCGTTCATTTACCCATAACACCACATCTTCCGTTAAGCAAGAATATCACCTCAAGTGTGGAAATCGATGGAAAGAAAACAGGAACATGTAGTAGGAGAGGAGAGATGCTACAGCTAGCTACCCTCAAGAATCTTAGATGACTTCATGAGACAAGACGAGGAACAGGGCGTTGGCTAAAGCTAGCAGCCATACCTCCTTGTCCTCAATTTCTCCGCAGCTTCTCCGATCGGTCGCTCGCTCTCCGCTGACTGCTTCCAACTAAAGTGGGGAATTTTCTGGGTGTGGGCGACCAGTACCGCACGGTTGAGAAGCTATTTATAGTGCAAGAGAAGAGGGTTGAAAGGATGACATCTGTCGAGGAAGGGCTACGTGGATGAGACTGATCTAACCCAGGTACCGACTACCCCACGGCTGGCTCACCCTGGTTACTGTGGATGCTTATCTACTCGCTGCTTCCTTAGCATAGATATTTTTTTGGAACACACCGCAGGTATTCTCCCTGCGTAAGTAATCTGCAGGACATTGAACTTATCTACTCTTTTCTCTTCTAGAATAACATTTTAACAGATAAACCCAGATAGTTTAGAACCTAGGCAGTGAGATGTTTTGTACACGTAATCTACTAATGTTTGGTAAACTATTTCTTATTTTTATCTTAATAGCTTAACAGTTAATCACAATATAATTATCCAATTAAAATAATTATCATCGCATATTTATTTTAGGTTATTACATCATGCCATGGGGAAAATACAAAAATGGGCCTCACACCCAGCCTGTAAGCGGAGCACAAAATAGTGTAGTGTATGGCGTTTGTTAGATACTCTAAATTGGTTCCACGACAAAATAAACAATATGGTGAAACACATATGAGAAATTGCAAATAACTTCAGGATAATGGATATCAGGTGGTTGTCAATTTTGTCTCAACATACCCTAAATCAACGCATACAAGTGACAAGAGGGTATACATTGTAGAGATTTCCCCCAGAAAAACATTCTCTCATTTGAATTTTTGTATATCCGAATTGTGACGCACACGAAGAGCTAATCTATGTTTTTTGTAGCATTACACAAGTCATGACATCTCAAATAGCTTCGAAATAATGGATATCCAGGACATGTTGGTTTGGCCTCAACATACCCATATTTTTAACAGTATGGTAGACATTATAGTAACTTCCCCAGCAATAAAAAAGGCCTCTCTTTTTTGAAACTTTGATTAAAAATACAATGAAGCAGACAAAGTGACAGTTTCCAAATTTGCAAGGGCGTGTTTCTTGTAGGATTACACAAGCCATGCCATCTCAGGTATATCTTTGAAATAATGGTTATTTGGTACATCTGTACAAGTCAGTTTGACCTCAACATGTCGACAATCAACCCATACAGCATCATCACATATATTATGAATGTTACCACTAACATCTGGTGACATCGTTTATTCGCAGGAAGCAAAAACACTGTTATAGGCTATTTTGATGTCCACGTAGATGATATTTGGAGGGCCTGGTTATTTGACGAGTGATTGCCCAACAAGATGTGGGCAATCAAATTTAGACATCCAAAAAATGGTGCATTCCAATGTTTCGCGCAATTGATTTTTCGAGCTTTCCTTTTTGATAATTTGTTGAATTATAGTACAGACATTAGGGGGAAATGTAACCCAAATTTTAAATCTTGATCTTTGAAAATGTTAACCTATTTAGATTTTAAACTTATTAAATATTAGAAGTTTTCCATAGGAAAACAAGATAGAGAACACATCTGAATATGAGCCCCACACAGGAGAGAAAGAGGGGTGAAGGAGAGAGATGTGGATAACACAAGTGTGTGGGCCCTGCTCGCATCTCATGTAGCAACGCGCAATGCTAAATCGCCCACCTGCCTCGCCTGTTTTGAGAAAGTATGCATGTATGGGCCCCTTCCCCATCCCAACTATGCATTCGGC is drawn from Triticum dicoccoides isolate Atlit2015 ecotype Zavitan chromosome 4A, WEW_v2.0, whole genome shotgun sequence and contains these coding sequences:
- the LOC119285304 gene encoding histone H2A-like; this encodes MEASGAAAKGKKGAAGRKAGGPRKKSVTRSVKAGLQFPVGRIGRYLKKGRYAQRVGTGAPVYLAAVLEYLAAELLELAGNAAKDNKKSRIIPRHLLLAVRNDEELGKLLAGVTIAHGGVIPKINPVLLPKRTAEKEGKEPKSPKKATKSPKKATKA